In Methanosarcina siciliae T4/M, one genomic interval encodes:
- a CDS encoding AAA family ATPase: MKVLDLKNTILNIKQEFSAYFKERDAEINGSLLALLSGEHVLLLGPPGTAKTLLANKICETIEGGNFFHYLLTRFSTPEEVFGPLSLKALEKDEFSRRVEGYLPTAHIALLDEIFKANSSILNSLLTVLNERKYHNGKEVMDVPLFSVFGASNELPEEDESLEALYDRFLFRYSVDYIQHEENLEALIFENTEDFMPSTKLSVEDIKEIQKKARDMRVDPEVRAIIRGLRKELKNANIFVSDRRWKKIINVLRVASAVNGHENVNRMTVVLLQHMLWDLPEQKETIRKLILDRVVSGGTDTGKLKQDVLDLRNSVYNCLQQELPDLISCNKCFEEEKKTTGGMKSSRFTAVKAPKSLTFNNALDFLKHHTEFPTHTYSFGLEYRNNVNGSLSFEAVAEQFRRRYGFEFKLSLDYGDKKLYEKEYENLEERLNYFRKHVQEEEKALEDTLRENIWVSGQDSKEILMKYRSKNTDIYEIAGYLNEIRNLLEKPKIFDLEIEEAEVA; the protein is encoded by the coding sequence ATGAAAGTGCTGGATTTGAAAAATACTATCCTCAATATTAAACAGGAATTCTCTGCTTACTTTAAAGAACGAGACGCTGAAATCAACGGATCTCTGCTGGCGCTGCTTTCGGGAGAACATGTTCTTTTGCTGGGCCCGCCGGGAACTGCAAAAACCCTGCTTGCAAACAAAATCTGCGAAACTATCGAGGGAGGGAACTTTTTCCATTACCTCCTTACCCGTTTTTCCACACCGGAAGAAGTATTTGGCCCGCTTTCCCTGAAGGCACTTGAAAAGGACGAATTCAGCCGGAGAGTGGAAGGCTACCTACCGACTGCCCATATAGCTCTTCTTGACGAGATTTTCAAAGCGAACAGCTCTATCTTAAACAGCCTCCTGACAGTCCTGAACGAAAGGAAATACCATAACGGCAAGGAGGTCATGGATGTCCCCCTCTTTTCCGTTTTCGGGGCTTCCAACGAACTCCCCGAAGAAGACGAAAGCCTCGAAGCCCTTTACGACAGGTTCCTTTTCAGGTACAGCGTGGACTACATCCAGCATGAGGAAAACCTTGAAGCCCTTATTTTCGAAAACACCGAAGACTTCATGCCCTCAACGAAACTCTCGGTCGAGGATATAAAGGAAATTCAGAAGAAAGCCAGGGATATGCGTGTGGACCCTGAAGTCCGGGCAATTATCCGGGGGTTGAGAAAAGAGCTTAAGAACGCAAATATATTCGTTTCGGACAGGCGCTGGAAGAAGATTATAAATGTGCTCAGGGTCGCTTCTGCCGTAAACGGGCACGAAAACGTAAACAGGATGACTGTTGTCCTGCTCCAGCACATGCTCTGGGACCTCCCCGAACAGAAGGAAACTATCAGGAAACTTATTCTGGACAGGGTCGTCTCCGGGGGTACGGATACAGGAAAACTCAAACAGGATGTGCTTGACCTGCGAAATTCCGTCTACAACTGCCTGCAGCAGGAACTTCCGGACCTGATATCCTGCAACAAATGCTTCGAAGAAGAGAAAAAAACAACAGGTGGCATGAAAAGCTCCAGGTTTACGGCAGTGAAAGCCCCGAAGAGTCTCACATTCAATAATGCCCTTGATTTTTTAAAGCACCATACAGAGTTTCCTACCCACACCTACAGTTTCGGGCTCGAATACAGAAACAACGTTAACGGTTCACTGAGCTTCGAAGCCGTAGCAGAGCAGTTCCGCCGGAGATACGGATTTGAGTTTAAGCTCAGCCTGGACTACGGAGACAAGAAACTCTACGAAAAAGAGTACGAAAACCTTGAAGAAAGGCTGAACTACTTCAGAAAGCATGTGCAGGAAGAAGAAAAAGCCCTGGAAGATACCCTCAGGGAAAACATCTGGGTTTCCGGACAGGACAGCAAGGAGATCCTTATGAAATACCGCTCCAAAAACACGGATATTTACGAGATTGCAGGCTATCTGAACGAAATCCGGAACCTGCTCGAAAAACCGAAGATATTTGACCTGGAAATCGAAGAAGCAGAAGTTGCCTGA
- a CDS encoding YlbF family regulator — protein MKKKAPSVESGGFNRQDCSGSLPDGFYDLNPSAPYFSSASAPNFPYLDLGICREPQVKSLIRSHSKDMYRLLEKVHFDGKYYRVKCVSSGDWEYCWDLAVRIQFFGKMQGIVLYPKRLVSRDEKKIVYRSVILVNPYQLWDQTLVARFWNLQERIEFLIARILFHECIHLMISLGNTLPSDFGNTDIYLEFRRMLEISNSNKLISEFHEVQFRLWNLSLFGAEGSESEQTLLERVQEIYEFLINEKYSNQKTGKVFHSSSNNEKLARKYAWVAGVKAGGDVQVSRNVWKVEIRRLSIALRRLYKGIDTLLR, from the coding sequence ATGAAAAAGAAGGCTCCATCAGTTGAATCCGGAGGCTTTAACCGGCAAGACTGTTCAGGCTCTTTGCCTGATGGATTTTACGATCTTAACCCATCTGCCCCATATTTCTCTTCTGCTTCAGCCCCGAATTTTCCTTATCTTGACCTTGGGATCTGCCGGGAACCCCAGGTTAAGTCTTTGATCAGATCCCACAGCAAAGATATGTACCGGCTGCTTGAGAAGGTCCATTTTGATGGAAAATACTACAGGGTAAAGTGTGTAAGCTCCGGGGATTGGGAATACTGCTGGGATCTTGCAGTCAGGATTCAGTTTTTCGGGAAAATGCAGGGGATTGTTCTTTACCCCAAGCGTCTGGTTTCCCGGGATGAAAAAAAGATTGTTTACAGGTCCGTAATCCTTGTTAACCCCTACCAGCTCTGGGATCAGACTCTTGTGGCTCGATTCTGGAACTTGCAGGAAAGAATTGAATTCCTTATAGCCAGAATCCTTTTTCATGAGTGCATTCATCTTATGATCTCGCTTGGAAACACCCTGCCTTCAGATTTCGGAAATACGGATATCTATCTTGAGTTCAGGCGGATGCTTGAGATCTCAAATTCAAATAAACTTATTTCCGAATTTCATGAGGTACAATTCCGCCTCTGGAATCTCTCCCTGTTTGGAGCCGAAGGGTCCGAAAGCGAACAGACCCTGCTCGAAAGAGTTCAGGAGATCTATGAGTTTCTTATTAATGAAAAATACAGTAACCAGAAAACGGGAAAGGTTTTTCATTCTTCTTCTAACAATGAAAAATTAGCCCGGAAATATGCCTGGGTTGCAGGGGTCAAAGCCGGAGGGGACGTCCAGGTCAGTAGAAATGTGTGGAAAGTCGAAATCCGCAGGCTCAGCATCGCCCTGAGAAGGCTGTATAAAGGGATTGATACGCTGCTGCGTTGA
- a CDS encoding HesA/MoeB/ThiF family protein, whose amino-acid sequence MNDLEREKYSRQILLFGEEGQERLKNARVLVVGAGGLGSPISTYLAIAGVGKIILADFDSVELSNLNRQFLHHEKDIGRSKIESAKEKLLSMNPGIEVETIGEMISESNIESLIPECDIIVDALDNLETRHLLNRLAVKRRIPLVHGAVTGYDGQATTIIPGKTPCLYCIFPRISKKEVFPILGAIPGVIGSIQANEVIKFLTGKGKLLEGRLLFWNGLSGSFSEISLSKLNNCPVCGSLNESNETK is encoded by the coding sequence ATGAATGATTTGGAACGTGAGAAATACAGCAGGCAGATCCTTCTTTTTGGAGAGGAGGGGCAGGAAAGGCTGAAGAATGCCAGGGTGCTGGTTGTCGGGGCAGGAGGGCTCGGAAGCCCTATTTCCACATATCTTGCAATAGCCGGAGTCGGGAAAATTATTCTTGCGGATTTTGACTCGGTGGAGCTCAGCAATCTGAACAGGCAGTTTCTGCATCACGAAAAGGATATCGGAAGGTCTAAGATAGAATCTGCAAAGGAAAAGCTTCTTTCCATGAACCCCGGGATTGAGGTTGAAACCATCGGGGAAATGATTTCCGAATCCAACATCGAATCCCTTATTCCCGAATGTGATATTATTGTCGATGCCCTTGATAACCTTGAAACCAGGCATCTGCTCAACAGGCTTGCCGTAAAAAGGAGAATTCCTCTGGTTCATGGGGCAGTTACCGGGTATGACGGGCAGGCAACTACGATAATTCCCGGGAAAACTCCTTGTCTTTACTGTATTTTCCCGCGGATCTCCAAAAAAGAAGTATTCCCAATTTTAGGAGCAATTCCCGGAGTTATAGGTTCTATCCAGGCAAATGAAGTAATTAAATTCCTTACAGGAAAAGGAAAACTCCTTGAAGGCCGCCTTCTGTTCTGGAACGGGCTTTCGGGAAGTTTCAGTGAAATCTCTCTCTCAAAGTTAAATAATTGTCCTGTTTGCGGATCTCTTAATGAATCAAATGAAACTAAATGA